A segment of the Lolium perenne isolate Kyuss_39 chromosome 3, Kyuss_2.0, whole genome shotgun sequence genome:
AACTGCCGTCAGCAAAATGCACAATCAGAGTTTTGCATTGCACAGATACACCCGATCACACTTTTAAATAAATTTTCTCAACAATACTTCAGATCATGGCATGCATCAGAACAGGAAATTAGACAGAACCACGACATGCATCCATCAACTAGTAGTACCACAATTTCCAGGTGTCCCAGTGTATGTCCAGAACATCAACTAAAtatagtacagtactactatcaTATACTTAATTAGCTTCATGCCGAGCCTTACGACAAACATAACAGAGAAGCTACACACAGAAAAACACAAACGTAGCTACATACTGCAAGACCACATCTAGCCATCTAGGTAACACATGAGCGCTTGATACCATTAATTAATCTGAATATCTGATCATAtggaacaaggaagacaatgcatGGACATTGCCTACCAAATCTAGTACTTTATGCTAATAGTATCAATACTGAAATCACAATCCCACGAGTTAAACTAAAATTGGTACTTATCAGGATTTAGGAGTGGCAAATGTATGTTTCCTTTCATGATAATCCTGAAGAAACCACGGATCAATTGTGAGCATACATGGACACAATCAATAAAACTAACTCAGTGGAACTCTCTGTTCGACACGGGTTGATTTAACAGTAAAAGGAAATGGGTCTGGCAGCTAGCTCTGAATGAGATTGAATCATAGGAAATGACCAAGTGAGACAAAAGCACTCCATATATTTGCAAGACATTTAAACATATATTGAAGCGATGACTAGCCACATATCAGATCAAACTGCATCTGGATCCATTTCAATCAAGTATCACCAACAGCATTCCATCACTGGTGTACCAATGTACCATATACCGGCCATAAGAAGAAGAAACAGTACCAATTGTCTAATGGAATACAATCAACTGAATTCCCTGACGGATTCAATCCAAGCAATGAAACCAAACAGTTGTCGCCAAGTTCGACCGTGCGTTTCCGCAAAAAAAAGAAGTTCAGACCGTGCCGACAAGTAgctaaacagaaaaaaaaaattaAGGATGATTATGCATGTACATTGCCTACCAAATCTAATACTTAAGAGTAACACATGAACACTTGATAGTTGATACCATTCATTAATCTGAGTATCTGATCATATGGAACAAGGATTCAAGGAAGACTATGCATGTACATTACCAACCGAACCTAGTACTTAATGCTAATGGTATCAATACTAAAAGCACAATTCCACCGAGTTAAACTAAAATTGATATTAGTCAGGACTCAGGAGTGGCAAATGCATGTCTCCTTTCATGATAATCCTGAAGAAATCACGAATCAAACGTTACTTATCATACATGGACACAATCAGGTTGATTTTCAGTAAAAGGAAACGGATCAGGGAGCTCCTGCATGGGTACATGGCCAATGCAAGTGAGACTAGGCAACATCACTCCATATGTTTGCAACAGAGATATCCATATATCAAAGCGAAGACTAGCCACATATATATCAGATCAAACTGCATCCATTTCAATCAAGTATCACCAACAGCATTCCATGACAGGTATACCAATGTACCATACCGGccataagaagaagaagaaacagtACTAGTAATTGTCTAATGGAATACTACAAGAGCAACTGAGTGTATAGCATGAACCGGCACACGGATTCAACCCAAGCATTGAAACCAAACAGTTGTCGGCAAGTTCAGATCGTGCCAACGAGTAGCTAGGCGAGATGTATGTAGATCATCGAGTTACCGGCATGTCGATCGCGAGAGGGACGGCATGCAATTGCAGGTTGCGGCTTGGAACGTACGATCTCAGGCAACGGGCTCGCCGATCTTCGGGAGGCAGTGGGCGGCGATGTCGAAGCAGAGGTAGGCGTCGCGCGTGGCGTACATACAGTGCTCGTTCTCCAGCTGGTCGAGGCGGCCCCAGTCCAAGTCGGCCAGCTTCGCGGGCCACGGCGCGAGCCGCATGTCCTTGCCCAGCGCCTCCCGCGCCATGTACTCCATGCTGAGCACCTCGATCACCTTGGGGATCCACCTCCCCGGCTTGCTCTTCTCCTCGTACAGCTGCTGCTCCACCTCGGCATGCGCCCGCGCCCTCTTGGCCCCCTCGACGCTCATCCAGGAGTAGCTCCACTCAGGCGGCTTCGTCGGCTTCCCCGGCAGCACCTCGGGCTCCACGCCGGCCCCCTTCCCGTAGGCGTGCGCGAACAGATCCGTCAgctcccttggccgcgccacgtGCAGCCCCCACTCCTCCGCCAGCTTCTTCGCCACCTTCGCCGCGCCGACGCAGGCCACGACGACGCGCTTGTCGCCCAGGAACTCGCGGAGGCGCTTCATCCTGTTGTCGTCCCTGAAGGGGAGCAGGCCGCCGGTGTGGTTGAGGTAGCGGCACTCGGGCTGGTAGAGGAGCGCGTGGGACCCGCCTACGCAGAGCGCGATGCAGCGGATGGGGTTGCCGCGGTGCTGCGGGTGGCCTTTGCGGTTCCAGTACGACTCGCTGGGCGGGCGGCCGCGGAGCGCGACGAGGCCGACGACGAGGGGcgcgcggaggcggtggccgcggaGGAGGGAGGCGATCTCGCTCAGCCACGCGGCGGTGACGTAGTCGCGCTGGGAGAAGGTGGTCTCGACGGCGGCGAGGCTGCGGCCTGTCCAGGGGTCGATGCGGACCAGGGCGACGTCGCCGTCTTCCAGGTCGGCGTCGTCCCAGCACCAGCCAGGCCACCTGCAGCGGTGGGGTGAGAGTGTGGCGACCTTGTCCAGGGTGACACCGAGGGgtgccttctccttctccttcttcgccTTGCCCCTCCTCATCGCGGCCGGCGGTGGCGGCCGCGGTGGCGCCGGCGCGCTGGGGTGGGGTGGGGTTTGGGGTTTTGGTTGTGGCTGTGGCTTGGGGAGGGAGTTGGTGGTGGTT
Coding sequences within it:
- the LOC127342676 gene encoding uncharacterized protein; this translates as MRRGKAKKEKEKAPLGVTLDKVATLSPHRCRWPGWCWDDADLEDGDVALVRIDPWTGRSLAAVETTFSQRDYVTAAWLSEIASLLRGHRLRAPLVVGLVALRGRPPSESYWNRKGHPQHRGNPIRCIALCVGGSHALLYQPECRYLNHTGGLLPFRDDNRMKRLREFLGDKRVVVACVGAAKVAKKLAEEWGLHVARPRELTDLFAHAYGKGAGVEPEVLPGKPTKPPEWSYSWMSVEGAKRARAHAEVEQQLYEEKSKPGRWIPKVIEVLSMEYMAREALGKDMRLAPWPAKLADLDWGRLDQLENEHCMYATRDAYLCFDIAAHCLPKIGEPVA